The DNA sequence ACTctggggtcttcttttggtccataaaaaatcgtcaaaaattggcacatcaattggactccgtttgatattccttttctgtaaaactcaaaaacaaggaaaaaacaaaaactggcactgggctctaggttaataggttagtcccaaaaaccatataaaatagcatataaatgcatataaaacatccaaggttgataatataatagcatgaatacttcataaattatagatacgttggagacgtatcaagaagcGACTTGGATCCCGGTTGTACCACTGGAGGTGACTGGGCGGCCagggtggtggggcggtggcaaAGGCAAGAGAGAAAAAGGTAAGGAGAGAAAATGGGAGGATGAAGGCGCAAGGTCCGGAAGGGGTTTTGGGTGGACCGGGTGTGTGAGAGTCCTACGTGCCTATTGTCCGTACTCATgaaaagcccccccccccccacacacacacactttgtCTCCCATGCACTTTGCCTTGGTTGGCACAACAAATTTGGACCGTGCGGTCCAGTAGTATGCGGACAGTTTGAGGGTCCACTTTGAAGATGCAAACATAAACCATGCACACATGCCACCTCGTCAAAAGCTCACCCAACATGCATGGGAAtattatactccctctgtccctTAATATAAGACTTGTTTCAGTTCAATGGTAGTACTACCTATATTCTATAAATATTTCTCAACTTCACAATAATGCAATAAAATATATAATATGTATTTTTAGTGTTTTCATATATTATTAATCCAAATGTTTGATGCAACCAAATATTATTAAAATATGTCAACATATTCACGCTGCAACGCGTGGGGTATTATCTCGTTTAATAGTAGCACAAGCTCACCAATTTAATTATTTGAAGAAAAAAATAGGCACTATAAGTTGATGCCCATGCAAGCTTTGGGTGGGCCTCGTTAAAAACTCGGCGTATACACTTCTGTGATCGTGGGCGCCTGCATGGACATGAACGAGATGAATCAAATTCATTAGCCGAAGGTGATGGGATAGACCCTGTTGGTGTTGGGGTAGAAGAGCCCCCAGTTCTGCTCCACGCCGTTCTCCTTGAGGTTCTCATTGAACATGGCGAACACGTACATCTCCACCTTCCGCGGCCGCCGCGGCGTGCCCTTCCCCACGTGGTTCACCAGGTTCTGGTTGTACGTCCTCGCGTTCTGCACTGACGCCGCCTTGCCGCCAGCCGACGGCCAGCCGGTCTCCGACACCACCACGTCCACGCCGCTCACCCCGAGCCGCTCCCCGGCCGCGTGCACCGCGTCCACCGACGCGTCGAACATGTTCTGGTAACCGTACTTCCCGTCCTGCACCACCGTCGCCGGCGCCGCGAACAGAGCGAAGCTGATGTCCATGTTGCGCGGGTTGCTGGTGTACAGGAAGTACGGGTACAGGTTGGCGAGCAGCGGCGCACCGGTGCGCTTCAGGAACTGCAGCACGGGGAGCAGGAACGGCTTGGACGCGTTGGTGAACTCGCCGGCGGACGGTGGGACGTGTACGGCGATGGTGGCCTGCGATATCGCCGTCGTGACCTTGATGGCGCCGCCCAGGCCGGCCGCAGCAAGCGCCCTACGGATGTTCTCCATGGCCGGGACCAGGTACCGTGTGTCGCTGCCGGCGACCTCGTTCCCGACGACGAGGTACCGGAATGAGACGGCCGGGTGGGCCTTGATGTTGGCGCCGACCCACGCGGCGGCCGCGGGCGCGCTGGTGGCCAGGCCGGGGAAGACGTTGTTGGGTACGCCGACCATGACGCTGATGCCGGTGCCTCCGAGAGCGGCCAGCGCTGCGCTGTCCGGCGCGTAGAGGCGCACGGAGGTGATGCCGTTGTCGCGGAGCATGTGGACGGCGGTGCTCGCGGGCGGCAGGTTGTTGCCGCTCATGCCGTAGCACACGCCCACGGATGCTCCTCGTGCAGTACCTTACAGATTGTATATAGGAGCAGGTGTCAATTATAACCACAAGTGAAGATCAACTGTTTGCAGTACATACACATGAACGGTTTACTTCAATGAGATCTCAAATTGTTGTTCCCTAAATATACATTCGTACAAGATAATATTTTGTTTCTTATCTTTATAATATATTTAAGATaaatcttttttttgcaaaaaattcCCTCTTTCCTCTGTCTCTCTTTCTTCGAACTCATCAATTATCCTACGTGACACTTTTAAGATTATATCATTATACGAGCCCTAAGTATAGTCCATATGAAAACATTGACCAATATGCACCAGGACCAATATGCCTAGACGCACGGTGTTTTAGGCAGCACATATGTATTTGTAGAGTATAGAGATTACTTGTAAGATTGGAGAGAGAGGTTATTACTTGCAAGGATGGCGACGAAGACGCCGAGCCCTAGGAGCAATGCCATGTGGAGCGTAGGAGCAAGGCCTTGCGCCATTGGCGTCTTCTCCTTCTACAACGTTGATACAGTTATCTGATTGGAGGCGGTTTCTCCTCAACCAAAGGTCTGTCTTATCTTAATGAAATACTCCCATCTATAtctatatatatcaatataaaaagAGAGTTGCGGAGATCCAACACATCTCATCTGTTTAACCGCATATATCCAACAGTCTACATCGCTCGTGTGTTTAGCATAGACACATTGAGCATCTTTTCCTAATTAATATCATATCAATGCCAATGGTAAGTACTAAGTAATTATATACCACCTGACACATGCGGTAAGCAATCTCAATTATTAGAAATCAAGTAACGATATCCTACCTTAGTGTCAATATGTAATTAACATCTTGCCTAAAGAAGTAGATTGATGAACATACATATACAATTACTACATGGTCTCCGTCGCATACATAAGGGTGGTATAATCCCTAAGGTTTGAATCAGTGGATCTCCCTCTCATACATAATTACTCCAAAATCAATCACGGTCATAATCTCCTTTCTAAGAAGATTACTCCTTGCTAACCATGGGCTCATATCTCCTTCCTAAGAAAATCCACATAGAGTATCTCCTTCCTAACCAGTTATCAGCGACCCACTCCTGCGTAACACGCCAAATCTTTCCCTCAGTCTCAAAAAATAAACATGCAGATCGGGTGGTGTTTGAGCCTTTGAGGAGCCCAGTCTCAATCTCTGTCTCTCCATGCAAGAAAAAAAAAACTCTGTCTCTCTGCGCCCATCGTCGATCTTGTGGATCTGGAGGATGTTCATTTGGTAAATCTGCACtaaattgcttgatgaaatgcaTCAAATTtggctcttcagcaggcaactcTGCACTAAAAACAGAAATCATCAGCGGCAACTCGACACAGCTACAATAATAGGTGAACCCTAATTCGTAAGCGgcaactcaaaatagaaaacaaaaggAGCTAGCTTTCCTGATTGGTTGTTTGGATGGTGCATGGCTGGTGTTCGTAGGTTATGGGAGCATTAAATTTTGTAGTGGTATATCCAGCTCATCAGGGATCAAATCTCGATACTTGCATTTATTCTGAATTTATTTGAGGATTTCTGACGATAcgcgttcagtgggaggagatgttCCCGTCGACTACGAGACATTTACGTTGACTTCATAAAATCTCAAGATGgcatgccggctcagtctctcggaggtgcttaTAGGGATAGAGTGTGCGTTTGTGCGTTCGTAGGTGTGAATGTATGCACGTATTTAAGtgcttgcgtctgtactgtgttaaaaaaaatCTGTAATTATGATAGTATATATCAATTATACATATCCTTAACATCGGGGGAATGAAATGGCAAGGCCTCCCAATATGTAATTTCTTTCCCCTAAAAAAGAGAAGATAGATTTCTTCTGCAAGGTAGATCAGGGTGCAAGTGTAAGCATCACTAAAACAATCACATTGCTCTGAAAATTTTGGCCCCACTGATGATCTAGAGTCTAGACCAAGCTGGTGTCACGTAAGATTTCTACCAAGTGCAAGTGATGATTACCAAGCTCCCTTGGGCACCCATCATGTTTCCCCTGCAAACTTACACGTCTGCAACAACCAGTAGCAGAAAAATATATTAAAGCTAGCGATCATACAATGAGAATGACTCAATGAAAATACAATGTTGAATTCCCACAAAAGAGATATATAATGGTAAAACAACGAACACACATAAACAACAAATATAAGCGCTCCCGTCACCAAATAAAAATATGAGCACTCACATGTGACATGTCATTCCCTTCTTGGAAGCATCTCTTGAGGGAACTGTCCGGGTGATGTCAATGGCGGAGGTTGATGTGGATGGTTGCTGGTGCTTGCAACGATATATTTTACCCACACGGTTTTGTATCCGTGCCTATGAACGCATCAAGTCGATCTTGGTTGAGAAAAATAAGTGACGTTTGAAAATCAAAAACAACAAAAGTGAAAATGGGTATATCTAGCCTGTAAATTATTAACTGCTCTTAGAATTTGTGCTTGACTGGATTGCTTTCTCATACAGTTTATGATATCATAAACTTATGATACCTCATAGTGATTTTGACCAAAGTGGCCTATATACATGTTAGGGTCATATCAACACCATGTGTCTTCCATGTCACAAATATTCATGGAGGAATTCCATAGATTGCTTAAATGTAGTAGAATGAAAAGGTAAATGGAAATAAAAACATGCGCGGAAGGAAAAAAATCTCTAAAGAAACATTTCTTCTGATACACTAATGTAGTAGTTCTATATAAGTACACAAATGGGAAAATAAGAAACTATAAAAATATATGAAAAAGAGGCTTCTATAAGAAAATACGTTTGTTTTCTTCAAAATATAGTTATTCAGTTTCTTGTCTTTCTTAAATTTCCTTTAGATGAAGAACATGTAATGCCCATTTTTATCACATTTGGCGTAAGTCAACCATTTTGGTCAAAACTTCTTTGAGGGCCCAAATGCTATGATAATAATGTTTGAATTGCAAACTAGTCTTTAATACCCAATCTAAACCCATTCAATTGTTAAGGGGGCAAAATTACAATATGTATAGCTCTAATTCAGCTGACATACACATGTGTTTTTCTATAGGAATATATATAGCTTAACTTAGGTTTTCATTTATACCGCCCTGCAACCAGGAAAACTATTTTTTTAGAATTGTATAGTTATATATTTGTTGTTGTGAGATATGCGATATTTTCAACATTGGGCAAACCGTCACGCCTCCCGCTCCTTGGGCCCCATGGAGCGCAATTTCGTGACTAAGGACCAAGAAATTTGTCATAAAATTTCAAGTAATGTGAAAAGAAGATTTtaaatgataattaatactccctccttCCCAAAATATAAGACACGATTGACTTTGCACGGTCTTTGATTTATGACTTTGACCACTAATATATACTCCCTtcattccataatgtagtgcgcccattgtggaatggagggagtatcaaAGTACATGAATTGAACATGTATAAATGGCATTGTCATTTTTGTCTTGCAAAACAATTTTATTTCAGATGTCTATATACTGATTTTATGGAAATACAGATGAGAAAAGTCAAACGGCGCCTTATATTTTGGGTAGGAGGGAGTATGTGGTTACTCTGAGGGTGACTTGGGACGCACACTTGTCGAAATGCGGTAGGGAGGGGGGACACATGAATTTCTCCCGGTCTCTTTTATTCCTTTCTTCCTTGGTCGGATCCACACAAATTATATATTTTTTCCTTTTGTGGGAGTTGCCAAATCTTGAAACTTCAAAGTGTCAAGAATTCAATTTTTTGAAATTTGAAGAGTTTAAAATTCTGAAAGTCAGGCCAAGATTTATTTAAAATGTCAAATTTAGAAGTTTCAAATCAAATTACAAAAGGTGGGTCAAGATTTTTTAAAGCCGGTACTAAAAATTGTCAGTGCCAATTTCCATTCCGATTAGAATATTCAATGACACCCCTTAAAAAAATAATATCCATTGAAAGATAATAAAAAACGCTTAGTAGTAAGTTCCAAATACTCCAAAAAAAAATATAAGTGGTCTAAATTTGATCGTGCGGGGACATGGGCGCAATTACCCACCAATCAGAGCTAGCTGCGCTCATTATGCTGTCTTAAATGTATGGGCAAGACAAATACGTATATATTAGGAAGATATCCAAGTTAGTTCTACAGAAGTTAATTTTGATCCAACGGCGAGGTGGTTTTCATCAAACCTATCGTAAATTtttaagagcatctccaacagctgCGCAATATGCCATGCGTTAAAAATCAGAATATAGAGCCAGGTTAGCCAGCTTTTGCGGCGGCCGTGCGCAGAATCCAGGGGCCGCAGCAAATTAAAGCGGCCCACGCCGCTCCAGCAGACGCGCTATATTTCATCTATTTTTTTCTACTACGATTCGATACATATTTGGTTTTATAGATAGTTTATAGTGTTCTCATATGATAGATAATAGTTCGTCATAGCATCGGTAGATAATAGTTCATAGTCTTTTCCTACGATAGATAATAGTTCGTCATAGCGTCTACGATATAAAATAAAACGAAAAACTACTACTACTCGTCCGACTCGGACGACTCTGTctcggtgatgtcctcctccgacgtcGAAGCGTAGGCGTCAAGGAACCGCTCGTCACCAGAGTCCCAGGAAGACGCATCTCCTAG is a window from the Triticum urartu cultivar G1812 unplaced genomic scaffold, Tu2.1 TuUngrouped_contig_5335, whole genome shotgun sequence genome containing:
- the LOC125529094 gene encoding lichenase-2-like, producing the protein MAQGLAPTLHMALLLGLGVFVAILASTARGASVGVCYGMSGNNLPPASTAVHMLRDNGITSVRLYAPDSAALAALGGTGISVMVGVPNNVFPGLATSAPAAAAWVGANIKAHPAVSFRYLVVGNEVAGSDTRYLVPAMENIRRALAAAGLGGAIKVTTAISQATIAVHVPPSAGEFTNASKPFLLPVLQFLKRTGAPLLANLYPYFLYTSNPRNMDISFALFAAPATVVQDGKYGYQNMFDASVDAVHAAGERLGVSGVDVVVSETGWPSAGGKAASVQNARTYNQNLVNHVGKGTPRRPRKVEMYVFAMFNENLKENGVEQNWGLFYPNTNRVYPITFG